The Penicillium oxalicum strain HP7-1 chromosome V, whole genome shotgun sequence genomic interval CGGCGGATTTGTTGACCCGCATCGTGCTGGATGATGTTGATAAGCGACGTCGTCGTTCGGCCAAGTCGCAACAGTCACCACCCTTGGGCTGGACCAGCAGTATGGGACCACCCCCAATGTCCGCTTCGGACCAGACTTCCATCTCGGCGCCTGGCTCCCCGGTTGCTGAGAATGCCCTTGCGAGTAGCGCCAGCCCGAAGGCTGTCCCCATGATGCGAGCGGGCTCCGAGGGTTCCCGCGTCCGGTACCGTGCCGACAGCGTCTCTCCCACTCGGCCTTCCACCAAGCACAGTCACCACCGTCACAACCGTGGCCAGTCATCTCGGATCCGTCGCACAGGCTCGGGCAGCTCCAACTCGAGTGATGCATCCGGCGGTGCCCACTCTCACTCCAGTGTCCTTCCTCCCTCAAAGTGGcgcttcctccgccatctGGGGCTGCCGGATAACTCCTTGACTTCCATCTCGGCTGCCAGCCTGGCGCCCGTGGCCAACACCCTAAACTCCCTCGATCTCTCTTCAAACCTGCTGACAGAGGTACCCGACAGCCTGTCGACCTTGGTGGCCCTGCGGGCGCTCAATTTGTCCCATTGCATGATCGAGTCATTGCACTCCCTCACTCGCAGTCCACTTCCTGCCATCACCGCTCTCAACTTGCGGGGCAACCGACTGCGCTCGCTGGCTGGCATTGAGCGTTTGCTGTCTTTGGAACGCTTGGATCTCCGTGACAACGACTTGATGGATCCGACGGAATTGGCGCGACTGACCAGTCTCCCTGAGATACGGGAGATCTGGGTCTCCGGAAACCCCTTCGTCAAGACCCACTCCAACTACCGCATCGTCATCATGAATCTTTTCCGGCGCACACCGGGCTACTCGGAGGATATCGTGATTGACGGCCGTGGTCCGGGATACACCGAGCGGAAGCAGCTGGTCGAGCGTGTCGCCGAGCCCGAAGGCGCTCCCGTTGTCCGCTCAAGCGCCGCTGACCAGTCTGCCATTGTGCAAAAGCCCACTCAGACGGTTTCGCCTGTGGATTTGCCGCCACCGGTGCCTCCGAAAGATGGCCCGGGCTCCCCTGACACTGGAATGCACCCAGAGGGGGGAAGTGGGACTCACCGGCGCAAGAAAGCCCAGCGACGTCGCATCGTCGACCTTTCGACTGATAGTCCCTTCGTTGCCGACGGTCTTGGTCACCCGGGCCCTGCAATCCCTGCCCCTCTACCCGTGCAGCAGATTGCCAATCCCGCGGACCGCACCGTTGTGCCCCCGTATGAGCATCAATTGCAATTGGACAGTGGTACCCCATCGGGTTCCTCCAGCATCCAAAGCCCAGTCAAGCAAGCGCCATTCCCGAGCTCTCACACTAATGCATTGCCACTCATCGCCTCTGGCAAAGATTGGGCCTTGGATCAGGAACTGTGCCGGCAGCAATTGGAAGCTCTGCGTCAAGAAGTTGGCCACAGTTGGATTTCCGTCCTGGGTGACCATCCCTGGGACAACGCACAGAAAGATGGTGGTCCTCACCATCTGCCCGGCGTAGGGTTGGATCATCCCGTGCTTTCACCCACGCCCCTTTGTGTCAATGGCCGCGCGATTCTGAGCGGAGGCCACGCCTTGAGCGGTTGATCCGACATGACTCATATTCTCCTCCACagccctccccccccccttctaCACACCTTTTCTCGAGGAGTTATTCTCTTCGATACCTCTTTGACCTTATGAATGTGCTGGTCTAAGCCTCTCCACATGAGCTAGCCCATGCCTCGCCTCTGCATTATTACCGGCGTTGAATGACTTACGACAAATGGTGGGTTGGATGTATGAACACATTTTCGGCCCTACGGCTTCGATCTTTccaccccttcttctttttctcgggagtcttcgtctcttttttcttccccctcatCTGCCGCTTTGGCCAGACTCCTCCGATCCCCCGTGGTGATCTCCTGACCTTTTGGTTCTCCACGCAGCCAGCTCTTTATCCACTGGCTAATTCGGCCTATTCACCCTCGGGGTGCATGGCTCCAAAAcacttcctcttcccacGCCTGTTTCCACTTAGTGATATTCTGGGACGGCCCCTTGAAAGACGATTCAATTACTAGAGCGCGCTGTCTACATGGTGGAGAGGGGGATCTTTCTGCTCAGATCCCCGTTCCTCCCACTACTTGATTTCTTGTTTTCAAAAACCGCAGGTGTTGGTGGCATCAGTTCTTATTCCCCTTTTGTGTTTCTCCTCAATTCGGCTATCGGGGTggtgttcttttttttttgtttctctttaCTCCGACGTGGCTCAGTTTCACCTCGTCCTTTCCACTCACCTTGTTCTCTGATGATCACGGCTGTCATGAATCACTAGCCATTTtggaatgaaaaaaaatcttctccagtctctTTGTTCAGGATTCGTCCGGGTTTCTCAAGCGTATCAAGATATTGTAGATGGACATTTCCGGATCGcgctttccccccttttccccctctagAGAACAGCCGAATCTAGCCATGCAGGCCTTGAGTCATTGACAAGCCCTGCACACCATGTATCAGGCATCACAGCAGTCACTCCaaaggggaaggagggggagaggtgGACCTTGTCTACCTCTAGACATTGCTGTTCGGGATGTACTTGGCACAATGGCCTTGTGCTAGGGCCCCTCCCAGGGCTGGGGATGGCGAAGGGTCTCAACCGACGGTCACTGCGCTTGCCCCCTCCTGGCGGTGACGCTGCGGCGGACGCCTTCTCGGATACTGGTGGTGGCAGCGTGGACAAGTGATGGACATTTGGAGGCGAATTGAGGTACGGCGACGGGGTGGATGTTCAGCAATGGACGGTACTGTACAGTGTACAATATGGCGAGtacctctctctcatccattcCCACTCTGCCACAGCCATCTCGGAGAGTTGACTCTTGAATAGCTCCGTGAGAAAAACTGTCGGAAATTGTATAGATTTCCATCCGGGTGTCTTGCATGCATGGCGAGTCAAACTCCCTCCTTCTTTTCGACAATTTCGACGAATCAGACTGGGGTAGGGAATAGAAAGGGGAAAGGTATAGCGCAGAATGAGAATTGAAGAGCGGATACAGcgagggaagaagatggatgacgaggaaagcTCATCGTGAATTGACGGATGGGATATTTCATCTTGGGTGCTTCTCTTGATTTCACTCCCTGTATTGCACACCCCCCGGGGACGTAACTGGTAGTAGGTAGCGGGCCTCGTGCATGGTACTTGACACGACATTCTGGCCATTACGCTCTGCAGACCAAGTTGAAGCAGTTACAGCAAGAGAGATCTACCACGTTTGTTACTCTCCTACGGGGCAGGGCTGTTTCAATCCGTTCCTCAAAATGGCTGGCTCTACTACTGCCTTTGAAAACCAAAAGACGAGGCCGGAATCAGCTCGAACGGCAAGGAAGTAGTGACAAGATTGTCTTTTATGTGCCTGTGACTTGGGGGCTATCGAGGGCGCGTGTAGACAATCCAGAGTCTTGTAGAAACTCCCACCTCTGAAGCAGACTCTCTCTTCTTGGAGGATTTCTAGGATATCAGAGTCCTCCAGCTGTGATCGAAGCAGGTATTCCAGTCGGCAGGACAGGGTCAGATAGTTGTCCGGGGGGTTGATCAGAGTCCGTCAGGGTTCTGACCAAGTGACCAAGTGATCCAGTGACTCGCTGACCCTCCAAAGTGGTCCAGTCCCGCCTCAGccttcctctcttctcctcctctcaaCCTCCATCGAGAACATCCAAGACAGAATTCCACTCTCAACAGATAGACTACCTCGTGCTTAGAGACCAGTGCCACGCCTCACAGAAtcaaacacacacacacacacattcCCACCGTAGCAGTGTGAATCCAGATTGGCAGAACCGCGCCCACGATTGTCTGGGGTCCGGGACTCGCGTTTTACTGCAACCCGCTTTTGTCGTGTTTGGTCGACCGCCATCCCGGAAAACTTCGATCGCTCAACTCGgccttccctccccctcctcctcatcagaGCTCGCTCCCAATTCCATCCCCCACCGGCTGTTGTATCGATTCCTCAGACACGCTTTCAGTCCTCTCCAGACACTTGATCGCTTGCACGAGTCTCGAGATCGTTTCTGGGACTCCCCGCCCCTGATCGTGTCAATTTTCGCTGTTCGGTCGGCCGCTTAGTGTCCGAAGGGTTCGCTCGTCAAcatctctcccctctcttccgtTCGGCATCCCTACCAgatcctttttccttttcatccacCCAACGCCTCTCCACCCTTCCCCTCGGCCACAGCGCCTTCTTCCAGTACATTTTCTATCTCTCAAAAGTGACATTCGGTATGTGTCTTTTCCCTCTGTATCACTTGATGCCTCCCCTTTTCGCCTTGGGTCCAGCCATCACACGATCGGGGTCCGCAAGTCGCCGGGCCAAGGTCAACAAAAAATTCTATCGGAGACGATGCGCCTGGACCATCCTCCTTTGTTGCCCAATTTCCAATTTCAATATCGGCGTATCATCCTGGTCTCTCTGTCCTCATCGCTAACGGATcgccatcttttttttccttctcagcTCTGCTACAGAAACACACCTGCCGCGTCATCAATTCATCCTCCGCCCTCGGaagtcatcttcttccccttgcgcgtgcctttttttttcttcttcttttctttttcctttccctttctctcgtTTTCACCTCGGTCCTCCCGCCGCGCCTCcaaatttcttcctcgtcttctccccGTCAACCGGTAGAGATTGCCAACCATGGCCGACCAAGAAGTGGATTTGGATTCCATCATCGATCGCCTCCTGGAGGTGAGGGGCAGCCGACCCGGCAAGCAGGTGCAGCTCTTGGAGTCGGAGATTCGCTTCCTCTGCACCAAGGCCCGTGAGATTTTCATTTCCCAGCCCATTCTCTTGGAACTCGAAGCTCCCATCAAGGTACGTCTCGCAGGACAAAATCTCTCTAGCCCAACCGCACGCTCTTCCACCCCTTTTGAAGCACTCCTCAGTCCTGGGCTGGGCTTGCGCTCCAGAACACACGAGCGATTGAttattttccccctttgcGGTTATTATGACGATCTCGCGTCCTTTTAACGATTGATCTCGATTGACGATAGATTTGCGGTGACATTCACGGCCAATACTATGATCTCCTGCGTCTGTTCGAGTACGGTGGCTTCCCTCCCGAGGCAAACTACCTGTTCCTGGGTGACTACGTGGATCGTGGCAAGCAGTCCCTGGAAACCATCTGTCTGCTGCTCGCCTACAAGATCAAGTATCCCGAGAATTTCTTCATTCTGCGCGGTAACCACGAGTGTGCCTCGATCAACCGTATCTACGGCTTCTACGACGAGTGCAAGCGACGATACAACATCAAGCTCTGGAAGACCTTTACTGACTGTTTCAACTGCCTCCCCATCGCGGCCATCATTGACGAGAAGATCTTCACCATGCACGGTGGTCTGAGCCCCGATCTGAACTCCATGGAGCAGATCCGTCGCGTCATGCGTCCTACTGATGTAAGCCCCTCTCTTGCCCtcttgaatttttttttttggtcttgatCATCCGGGTGTGTCCTTGGATTCACCACATTGGTGCCTCTCACAAGCACACGAATGAAATCACCACGCTCTGGCGGTCACGGCATCGTTGCTCTGATCGAAACATCTGGTGAGATGGAGCCACTGACATCAGATCTAAATAGATT includes:
- a CDS encoding Serine/threonine-protein phosphatase PP1 encodes the protein MADQEVDLDSIIDRLLEVRGSRPGKQVQLLESEIRFLCTKAREIFISQPILLELEAPIKICGDIHGQYYDLLRLFEYGGFPPEANYLFLGDYVDRGKQSLETICLLLAYKIKYPENFFILRGNHECASINRIYGFYDECKRRYNIKLWKTFTDCFNCLPIAAIIDEKIFTMHGGLSPDLNSMEQIRRVMRPTDIPDCGLLCDLLWSDPDKDITGWSENDRGVSFTFGPDVVSRFLQKHDMDLICRAHQVVEDGYEFFSKRQLVTLFSAPNYCGEFDNAGAMMSVDESLLCSFQILKPAEKKQKYVYGGMSSGGSMTPPRKQKKK